Proteins from one Ricinus communis isolate WT05 ecotype wild-type chromosome 9, ASM1957865v1, whole genome shotgun sequence genomic window:
- the LOC8258792 gene encoding serine/threonine-protein phosphatase 4 regulatory subunit 3-B isoform X2 yields the protein MGAQDKSQATSNPMQRVKVYRLNEDGKWDDQGTGHVTVDYLERSEELGLYVIDEEDNETLLLHRIIPDDIYRKQEDTIISWRDPEFSTELALSFQETTGCSYIWDHICNVQRSLQFSTLNNETFHSMNSELRELPAVELSTLPLILKTVSESGIADQMRLTELILNDQNFFRKLMDLFRICEDLDNTDGLHMIFKIVRGIIFLNSPQIFEKIFGDELIMDIIGSLEYDPEIAHIQHHRNFLKEHVVFKEAIPIKDPVVLSKIHQTYRVGYLKDVVLARVLDEATVANLNSIIHGNNAVVVSLLKDDSTFIQELFARLRSPTTSAESKKNLVYFLHEFCSLSKSLQMVQQLRLFRDLVNEGIFDIITEALQDQDKKLILTGTDILILFLNQDPNLLRSYVVRQEGIPLLGLLVKGMITDFGEDMHCQFLEILRSLLDSYTLSGAHAQRDSIIEIFYEKHLGQLIDVITASCPVESIVQSSDRSSGSNRRVENQNSVKPEILSNICELLCFCVLHHPYRIKCNFLLNNIIDKVLMLTRRREKYLVVAAVRFVRTILSRHDEHLTNHFVKHNLLKPIVDAFVGNGNRYNLLHSAILELFEHIRKENLKVLIKYIVDSFWNELVKFEHLASIQAFKVKYEQCLENCVTKISGGTLDPRRRNDERALEKEEEEYFNEDSDEEDTASALHAKRVQPESSISNGVAASYPSLSSRSGGLVDYADDEDDEDYRPPPKKQSESLEEDEGTMESLKLKRKLPSKDKESEAAKKQRLGKHSKSRESVFAALCSTLSQAVLPSKKTAGSVHIISSPADGNKGLCEDSHQPKEPAISRSCCDSSNNLREENHREKEPAASRSCSDCLHSTSENGQLSGEDGPLIPPKSSPEMTVNGS from the exons ATGGGCGCGCAAGACAAATCGCAAGCTACCTCCAATCCGATGCAG CGGGTGAAGGTATACCGCCTGAATGAAGATGGTAAATGGGATGACCAAGGGACAGGGCATGTTACTGTCGACTATCTAGAG AGATCAGAAGAACTGGGTTTGTACGTTATTGATGAAGAAGACAATGAAACATTGCTTCTGCATCGCATCATACCAGATGACATTTACAGAAAGCAAGAAG ATACAATAATTTCATGGAGAGATCCAGAATTTTCCACAGAATTAGCTTTAAGTTTTCAAGAAACAACAGGGTGCTCTTATATATG GGATCATATCTGTAATGTGCAAAGAAGTCTGCAGTTTAGCACTCTTAACA ATGAGACATTTCACAGCATGAATAGTGAGCTGAGGGAGTTGCCTGCAGTTGAACTTTCTACACTTCCATTGATACTTAAg ACTGTATCTGAGAGCGGCATTGCTGATCAGATGAGATTGACAGAGCTTATTCTGAATGAT CAAAATTTCTTCCGCAAGCTGATGGACTTATTTAGAATCTGTGAAGATCTGGACAATACTGATGGCCTTCACATGATATTCAAAATTGTCAGAGGGATCA TTTTTCTGAATAGTCCTCAAATCTTTGAGAAAATATTTGGTGATGAATTGATCATGGATATTATTGGTTCACTTGAGT ATGATCCAGAAATTGCTCACATCCAACATCATCGTAATTTTCTGAAAGAGCATGTTGTCTTCAAGGAG GCTATACCCATCAAGGATCCTGTTGTCCTGTCAAAAATTCACCAGACGTACAGAGTTGGCTATTTAAAG GACGTCGTCTTGGCTAGAGTACTGGATGAGGCCACAGTTGCAAATCTCAATTCCATAATTCATGGAAATAATGCAGTT GTTGTTTCTTTGTTGAAAGATGACAGTACCTTTATTCAGGAATTATTTGCAAGGTTGAGATCACCCACTACATCTGCAGAGTCGAAGAAAAATTTG GTATATTTCCTGCATGAGTTTTGTAGTTTAAGCAAGAGCCTGCAGATGGTTCAGCAACTCCGGCTGTTTAG GGATCTTGTGAATGAAGGTATTTTTGATATCATTACTGAAGCTTTGCaggatcaagacaagaaactCATACTGACTGG GACAGATATCCTTATTCTTTTTCTGAATCAAGATCCGAACCTTCTACGTTCTTACGTTGTTAGGCAGGAAGGAATTCCGCTTCTAGGACTATTG GTTAAAGGTATGATAACAGATTTTGGAGAGGACATGCACTGCCAGTTTCTTGAAATTCTTCGGAGTTTGCTGGATTCTTATACCTTGTCAGGAGCTCATGCACAG AGAGATAGTATAATTGAGATATTCTATGAGAAGCACTTGGGGCAATTAATTGATGTTATAACAGCATCATGCCCAGTTGAAAGCATTGTGCAATCAAGTGACAGATCTTCAGGGTCCAATCGAAGAGTTGAGAATCAGAATAGTGTGAAGCCAGAAATTCTCTCAAACATTTGTGAATTGCTATGCTTCTGTGTTCTACACCATCCTTATAGAATAAA GTGTAACTTTCTccttaataatattatagatAAAGTTCTGATGCTAACGCGAAGAAGGGAAAAGTACCTTGTTGTTGCTGCCGTTCGTTTTGTTCGCACTATTCTTTCTCGTCAT GATGAGCATCTGACAAATCATTTTGTGAAGCACAACCTCCTCAAACCAATTGTAGATGCCTTCGTTGGCAATGGAAACCGATATAATTTGTTGCATTCTGCAATTTTAGAGCTTTTTGAGCATATCCGCAAG GAAAACCTGAAAGTATTGATCAagtatatagttgattcattCTGGAATGAGTTGGTTAAGTTCGAGCATTTAGCTTCCATTCAGGcttttaaagttaaatatgAGCAG TGCTTAGAGAATTGTGTAACAAAAATTAGTGGTGGCACATTGGACCCAAGAAGGAGAAATGATGAGCGTGCtctagaaaaagaagaggagGAATACTTCAATGAGGACAG TGATGAAGAAGATACAGCATCTGCATTACATGCCAAAAGAGTTCAGCCTGAATCTTCAATATCCAATGGAGTAGCTGCAAGCTATCCATCATTAAG TTCAAGATCTGGTGGACTGGTGGACTATGCTGATGATGAGGACGATGAAGACTATAGACCGCCTCCAAAGAAACAGTCAGAAAGCTTagaggaagatgaaggaaCTATGGAGTCTCTTAAGTTGAAGCGTAAATTGCCTTCTAAGGATAAGGAGTCTGAGGCAGCAAAGAAGCAGCGACTAGGTAAACACTCGAAATCAAGAGAGAGTGTGTTTGCAGCTCTTTGCTCAACACTGAGCCAGGCGGTGCTGCCCAGTAAGAAAACAGCAGGCTCAGTGCATATAATTTCCTCACCAGCTGATGGGAACAAGGGCTTATGTGAAGACAGCCATCAACCGAAGGAACCTGCTATTTCTAGAAGCTGTTGTGATAGTAGCAATAATTTGAGGGAGGAAAACCATAGAGAGAAGGAACCTGCTGCCTCTAGAAGTTGTTCTGATTGCTTGCACAGCACATCAGAAAATGGACAGTTGAGTGGAGAGGATGGTCCACTAATACCACCAAAATCCTCACCGGAAATGACTGTAAATGGATCTTGA
- the LOC8258792 gene encoding serine/threonine-protein phosphatase 4 regulatory subunit 3-B isoform X1 has product MGAQDKSQATSNPMQRVKVYRLNEDGKWDDQGTGHVTVDYLERSEELGLYVIDEEDNETLLLHRIIPDDIYRKQEDTIISWRDPEFSTELALSFQETTGCSYIWDHICNVQRSLQFSTLNNETFHSMNSELRELPAVELSTLPLILKTVSESGIADQMRLTELILNDQNFFRKLMDLFRICEDLDNTDGLHMIFKIVRGIIFLNSPQIFEKIFGDELIMDIIGSLEYDPEIAHIQHHRNFLKEHVVFKEAIPIKDPVVLSKIHQTYRVGYLKDVVLARVLDEATVANLNSIIHGNNAVVVSLLKDDSTFIQELFARLRSPTTSAESKKNLVYFLHEFCSLSKSLQMVQQLRLFRDLVNEGIFDIITEALQDQDKKLILTGTDILILFLNQDPNLLRSYVVRQEGIPLLGLLVKGMITDFGEDMHCQFLEILRSLLDSYTLSGAHAQRDSIIEIFYEKHLGQLIDVITASCPVESIVQSSDRSSGSNRRVENQNSVKPEILSNICELLCFCVLHHPYRIKCNFLLNNIIDKVLMLTRRREKYLVVAAVRFVRTILSRHDEHLTNHFVKHNLLKPIVDAFVGNGNRYNLLHSAILELFEHIRKENLKVLIKYIVDSFWNELVKFEHLASIQAFKVKYEQVFSAYAYFSSLVLDPIFPTADSLTNIKLQCLENCVTKISGGTLDPRRRNDERALEKEEEEYFNEDSDEEDTASALHAKRVQPESSISNGVAASYPSLSSRSGGLVDYADDEDDEDYRPPPKKQSESLEEDEGTMESLKLKRKLPSKDKESEAAKKQRLGKHSKSRESVFAALCSTLSQAVLPSKKTAGSVHIISSPADGNKGLCEDSHQPKEPAISRSCCDSSNNLREENHREKEPAASRSCSDCLHSTSENGQLSGEDGPLIPPKSSPEMTVNGS; this is encoded by the exons ATGGGCGCGCAAGACAAATCGCAAGCTACCTCCAATCCGATGCAG CGGGTGAAGGTATACCGCCTGAATGAAGATGGTAAATGGGATGACCAAGGGACAGGGCATGTTACTGTCGACTATCTAGAG AGATCAGAAGAACTGGGTTTGTACGTTATTGATGAAGAAGACAATGAAACATTGCTTCTGCATCGCATCATACCAGATGACATTTACAGAAAGCAAGAAG ATACAATAATTTCATGGAGAGATCCAGAATTTTCCACAGAATTAGCTTTAAGTTTTCAAGAAACAACAGGGTGCTCTTATATATG GGATCATATCTGTAATGTGCAAAGAAGTCTGCAGTTTAGCACTCTTAACA ATGAGACATTTCACAGCATGAATAGTGAGCTGAGGGAGTTGCCTGCAGTTGAACTTTCTACACTTCCATTGATACTTAAg ACTGTATCTGAGAGCGGCATTGCTGATCAGATGAGATTGACAGAGCTTATTCTGAATGAT CAAAATTTCTTCCGCAAGCTGATGGACTTATTTAGAATCTGTGAAGATCTGGACAATACTGATGGCCTTCACATGATATTCAAAATTGTCAGAGGGATCA TTTTTCTGAATAGTCCTCAAATCTTTGAGAAAATATTTGGTGATGAATTGATCATGGATATTATTGGTTCACTTGAGT ATGATCCAGAAATTGCTCACATCCAACATCATCGTAATTTTCTGAAAGAGCATGTTGTCTTCAAGGAG GCTATACCCATCAAGGATCCTGTTGTCCTGTCAAAAATTCACCAGACGTACAGAGTTGGCTATTTAAAG GACGTCGTCTTGGCTAGAGTACTGGATGAGGCCACAGTTGCAAATCTCAATTCCATAATTCATGGAAATAATGCAGTT GTTGTTTCTTTGTTGAAAGATGACAGTACCTTTATTCAGGAATTATTTGCAAGGTTGAGATCACCCACTACATCTGCAGAGTCGAAGAAAAATTTG GTATATTTCCTGCATGAGTTTTGTAGTTTAAGCAAGAGCCTGCAGATGGTTCAGCAACTCCGGCTGTTTAG GGATCTTGTGAATGAAGGTATTTTTGATATCATTACTGAAGCTTTGCaggatcaagacaagaaactCATACTGACTGG GACAGATATCCTTATTCTTTTTCTGAATCAAGATCCGAACCTTCTACGTTCTTACGTTGTTAGGCAGGAAGGAATTCCGCTTCTAGGACTATTG GTTAAAGGTATGATAACAGATTTTGGAGAGGACATGCACTGCCAGTTTCTTGAAATTCTTCGGAGTTTGCTGGATTCTTATACCTTGTCAGGAGCTCATGCACAG AGAGATAGTATAATTGAGATATTCTATGAGAAGCACTTGGGGCAATTAATTGATGTTATAACAGCATCATGCCCAGTTGAAAGCATTGTGCAATCAAGTGACAGATCTTCAGGGTCCAATCGAAGAGTTGAGAATCAGAATAGTGTGAAGCCAGAAATTCTCTCAAACATTTGTGAATTGCTATGCTTCTGTGTTCTACACCATCCTTATAGAATAAA GTGTAACTTTCTccttaataatattatagatAAAGTTCTGATGCTAACGCGAAGAAGGGAAAAGTACCTTGTTGTTGCTGCCGTTCGTTTTGTTCGCACTATTCTTTCTCGTCAT GATGAGCATCTGACAAATCATTTTGTGAAGCACAACCTCCTCAAACCAATTGTAGATGCCTTCGTTGGCAATGGAAACCGATATAATTTGTTGCATTCTGCAATTTTAGAGCTTTTTGAGCATATCCGCAAG GAAAACCTGAAAGTATTGATCAagtatatagttgattcattCTGGAATGAGTTGGTTAAGTTCGAGCATTTAGCTTCCATTCAGGcttttaaagttaaatatgAGCAGGTATTCTCAGCTTATGCCTACTTTTCTAGTTTAGTACTTGATCCAATTTTTCCTACTGCTGATAGCctgacaaatataaaattgcaGTGCTTAGAGAATTGTGTAACAAAAATTAGTGGTGGCACATTGGACCCAAGAAGGAGAAATGATGAGCGTGCtctagaaaaagaagaggagGAATACTTCAATGAGGACAG TGATGAAGAAGATACAGCATCTGCATTACATGCCAAAAGAGTTCAGCCTGAATCTTCAATATCCAATGGAGTAGCTGCAAGCTATCCATCATTAAG TTCAAGATCTGGTGGACTGGTGGACTATGCTGATGATGAGGACGATGAAGACTATAGACCGCCTCCAAAGAAACAGTCAGAAAGCTTagaggaagatgaaggaaCTATGGAGTCTCTTAAGTTGAAGCGTAAATTGCCTTCTAAGGATAAGGAGTCTGAGGCAGCAAAGAAGCAGCGACTAGGTAAACACTCGAAATCAAGAGAGAGTGTGTTTGCAGCTCTTTGCTCAACACTGAGCCAGGCGGTGCTGCCCAGTAAGAAAACAGCAGGCTCAGTGCATATAATTTCCTCACCAGCTGATGGGAACAAGGGCTTATGTGAAGACAGCCATCAACCGAAGGAACCTGCTATTTCTAGAAGCTGTTGTGATAGTAGCAATAATTTGAGGGAGGAAAACCATAGAGAGAAGGAACCTGCTGCCTCTAGAAGTTGTTCTGATTGCTTGCACAGCACATCAGAAAATGGACAGTTGAGTGGAGAGGATGGTCCACTAATACCACCAAAATCCTCACCGGAAATGACTGTAAATGGATCTTGA
- the LOC8258792 gene encoding serine/threonine-protein phosphatase 4 regulatory subunit 3-B isoform X3: MDIVSSGVNPNYAPFSTCLSLYNETFHSMNSELRELPAVELSTLPLILKTVSESGIADQMRLTELILNDQNFFRKLMDLFRICEDLDNTDGLHMIFKIVRGIIFLNSPQIFEKIFGDELIMDIIGSLEYDPEIAHIQHHRNFLKEHVVFKEAIPIKDPVVLSKIHQTYRVGYLKDVVLARVLDEATVANLNSIIHGNNAVVVSLLKDDSTFIQELFARLRSPTTSAESKKNLVYFLHEFCSLSKSLQMVQQLRLFRDLVNEGIFDIITEALQDQDKKLILTGTDILILFLNQDPNLLRSYVVRQEGIPLLGLLVKGMITDFGEDMHCQFLEILRSLLDSYTLSGAHAQRDSIIEIFYEKHLGQLIDVITASCPVESIVQSSDRSSGSNRRVENQNSVKPEILSNICELLCFCVLHHPYRIKCNFLLNNIIDKVLMLTRRREKYLVVAAVRFVRTILSRHDEHLTNHFVKHNLLKPIVDAFVGNGNRYNLLHSAILELFEHIRKENLKVLIKYIVDSFWNELVKFEHLASIQAFKVKYEQVFSAYAYFSSLVLDPIFPTADSLTNIKLQCLENCVTKISGGTLDPRRRNDERALEKEEEEYFNEDSDEEDTASALHAKRVQPESSISNGVAASYPSLSSRSGGLVDYADDEDDEDYRPPPKKQSESLEEDEGTMESLKLKRKLPSKDKESEAAKKQRLGKHSKSRESVFAALCSTLSQAVLPSKKTAGSVHIISSPADGNKGLCEDSHQPKEPAISRSCCDSSNNLREENHREKEPAASRSCSDCLHSTSENGQLSGEDGPLIPPKSSPEMTVNGS; the protein is encoded by the exons ATGGACATTGTATCATCTGGTGTAAACCCGAATTATGCTCCATTTTCTACTTGCTTGTCCTTATACA ATGAGACATTTCACAGCATGAATAGTGAGCTGAGGGAGTTGCCTGCAGTTGAACTTTCTACACTTCCATTGATACTTAAg ACTGTATCTGAGAGCGGCATTGCTGATCAGATGAGATTGACAGAGCTTATTCTGAATGAT CAAAATTTCTTCCGCAAGCTGATGGACTTATTTAGAATCTGTGAAGATCTGGACAATACTGATGGCCTTCACATGATATTCAAAATTGTCAGAGGGATCA TTTTTCTGAATAGTCCTCAAATCTTTGAGAAAATATTTGGTGATGAATTGATCATGGATATTATTGGTTCACTTGAGT ATGATCCAGAAATTGCTCACATCCAACATCATCGTAATTTTCTGAAAGAGCATGTTGTCTTCAAGGAG GCTATACCCATCAAGGATCCTGTTGTCCTGTCAAAAATTCACCAGACGTACAGAGTTGGCTATTTAAAG GACGTCGTCTTGGCTAGAGTACTGGATGAGGCCACAGTTGCAAATCTCAATTCCATAATTCATGGAAATAATGCAGTT GTTGTTTCTTTGTTGAAAGATGACAGTACCTTTATTCAGGAATTATTTGCAAGGTTGAGATCACCCACTACATCTGCAGAGTCGAAGAAAAATTTG GTATATTTCCTGCATGAGTTTTGTAGTTTAAGCAAGAGCCTGCAGATGGTTCAGCAACTCCGGCTGTTTAG GGATCTTGTGAATGAAGGTATTTTTGATATCATTACTGAAGCTTTGCaggatcaagacaagaaactCATACTGACTGG GACAGATATCCTTATTCTTTTTCTGAATCAAGATCCGAACCTTCTACGTTCTTACGTTGTTAGGCAGGAAGGAATTCCGCTTCTAGGACTATTG GTTAAAGGTATGATAACAGATTTTGGAGAGGACATGCACTGCCAGTTTCTTGAAATTCTTCGGAGTTTGCTGGATTCTTATACCTTGTCAGGAGCTCATGCACAG AGAGATAGTATAATTGAGATATTCTATGAGAAGCACTTGGGGCAATTAATTGATGTTATAACAGCATCATGCCCAGTTGAAAGCATTGTGCAATCAAGTGACAGATCTTCAGGGTCCAATCGAAGAGTTGAGAATCAGAATAGTGTGAAGCCAGAAATTCTCTCAAACATTTGTGAATTGCTATGCTTCTGTGTTCTACACCATCCTTATAGAATAAA GTGTAACTTTCTccttaataatattatagatAAAGTTCTGATGCTAACGCGAAGAAGGGAAAAGTACCTTGTTGTTGCTGCCGTTCGTTTTGTTCGCACTATTCTTTCTCGTCAT GATGAGCATCTGACAAATCATTTTGTGAAGCACAACCTCCTCAAACCAATTGTAGATGCCTTCGTTGGCAATGGAAACCGATATAATTTGTTGCATTCTGCAATTTTAGAGCTTTTTGAGCATATCCGCAAG GAAAACCTGAAAGTATTGATCAagtatatagttgattcattCTGGAATGAGTTGGTTAAGTTCGAGCATTTAGCTTCCATTCAGGcttttaaagttaaatatgAGCAGGTATTCTCAGCTTATGCCTACTTTTCTAGTTTAGTACTTGATCCAATTTTTCCTACTGCTGATAGCctgacaaatataaaattgcaGTGCTTAGAGAATTGTGTAACAAAAATTAGTGGTGGCACATTGGACCCAAGAAGGAGAAATGATGAGCGTGCtctagaaaaagaagaggagGAATACTTCAATGAGGACAG TGATGAAGAAGATACAGCATCTGCATTACATGCCAAAAGAGTTCAGCCTGAATCTTCAATATCCAATGGAGTAGCTGCAAGCTATCCATCATTAAG TTCAAGATCTGGTGGACTGGTGGACTATGCTGATGATGAGGACGATGAAGACTATAGACCGCCTCCAAAGAAACAGTCAGAAAGCTTagaggaagatgaaggaaCTATGGAGTCTCTTAAGTTGAAGCGTAAATTGCCTTCTAAGGATAAGGAGTCTGAGGCAGCAAAGAAGCAGCGACTAGGTAAACACTCGAAATCAAGAGAGAGTGTGTTTGCAGCTCTTTGCTCAACACTGAGCCAGGCGGTGCTGCCCAGTAAGAAAACAGCAGGCTCAGTGCATATAATTTCCTCACCAGCTGATGGGAACAAGGGCTTATGTGAAGACAGCCATCAACCGAAGGAACCTGCTATTTCTAGAAGCTGTTGTGATAGTAGCAATAATTTGAGGGAGGAAAACCATAGAGAGAAGGAACCTGCTGCCTCTAGAAGTTGTTCTGATTGCTTGCACAGCACATCAGAAAATGGACAGTTGAGTGGAGAGGATGGTCCACTAATACCACCAAAATCCTCACCGGAAATGACTGTAAATGGATCTTGA
- the LOC8258792 gene encoding serine/threonine-protein phosphatase 4 regulatory subunit 3A isoform X4, whose amino-acid sequence MGAQDKSQATSNPMQRVKVYRLNEDGKWDDQGTGHVTVDYLERSEELGLYVIDEEDNETLLLHRIIPDDIYRKQEDTIISWRDPEFSTELALSFQETTGCSYIWDHICNVQRSLQFSTLNNETFHSMNSELRELPAVELSTLPLILKTVSESGIADQMRLTELILNDQNFFRKLMDLFRICEDLDNTDGLHMIFKIVRGIIFLNSPQIFEKIFGDELIMDIIGSLEYDPEIAHIQHHRNFLKEHVVFKEAIPIKDPVVLSKIHQTYRVGYLKDVVLARVLDEATVANLNSIIHGNNAVVVSLLKDDSTFIQELFARLRSPTTSAESKKNLVYFLHEFCSLSKSLQMVQQLRLFRDLVNEGIFDIITEALQDQDKKLILTGYPYSFSESRSEPSTFLRC is encoded by the exons ATGGGCGCGCAAGACAAATCGCAAGCTACCTCCAATCCGATGCAG CGGGTGAAGGTATACCGCCTGAATGAAGATGGTAAATGGGATGACCAAGGGACAGGGCATGTTACTGTCGACTATCTAGAG AGATCAGAAGAACTGGGTTTGTACGTTATTGATGAAGAAGACAATGAAACATTGCTTCTGCATCGCATCATACCAGATGACATTTACAGAAAGCAAGAAG ATACAATAATTTCATGGAGAGATCCAGAATTTTCCACAGAATTAGCTTTAAGTTTTCAAGAAACAACAGGGTGCTCTTATATATG GGATCATATCTGTAATGTGCAAAGAAGTCTGCAGTTTAGCACTCTTAACA ATGAGACATTTCACAGCATGAATAGTGAGCTGAGGGAGTTGCCTGCAGTTGAACTTTCTACACTTCCATTGATACTTAAg ACTGTATCTGAGAGCGGCATTGCTGATCAGATGAGATTGACAGAGCTTATTCTGAATGAT CAAAATTTCTTCCGCAAGCTGATGGACTTATTTAGAATCTGTGAAGATCTGGACAATACTGATGGCCTTCACATGATATTCAAAATTGTCAGAGGGATCA TTTTTCTGAATAGTCCTCAAATCTTTGAGAAAATATTTGGTGATGAATTGATCATGGATATTATTGGTTCACTTGAGT ATGATCCAGAAATTGCTCACATCCAACATCATCGTAATTTTCTGAAAGAGCATGTTGTCTTCAAGGAG GCTATACCCATCAAGGATCCTGTTGTCCTGTCAAAAATTCACCAGACGTACAGAGTTGGCTATTTAAAG GACGTCGTCTTGGCTAGAGTACTGGATGAGGCCACAGTTGCAAATCTCAATTCCATAATTCATGGAAATAATGCAGTT GTTGTTTCTTTGTTGAAAGATGACAGTACCTTTATTCAGGAATTATTTGCAAGGTTGAGATCACCCACTACATCTGCAGAGTCGAAGAAAAATTTG GTATATTTCCTGCATGAGTTTTGTAGTTTAAGCAAGAGCCTGCAGATGGTTCAGCAACTCCGGCTGTTTAG GGATCTTGTGAATGAAGGTATTTTTGATATCATTACTGAAGCTTTGCaggatcaagacaagaaactCATACTGACTGG ATATCCTTATTCTTTTTCTGAATCAAGATCCGAACCTTCTACGTTCTTACGTTGTTAG